DNA from Cataglyphis hispanica isolate Lineage 1 chromosome 6, ULB_Chis1_1.0, whole genome shotgun sequence:
ACTGAAGCTCATGCCGCACTATTAACCCACGGACAAACACTTGATTTCAAGATTGTGCCTTCCGTCACAAAGCTTCCGAGAAACGTTGCGATCAGCTGTAGACAAACCTATCAGCGAAAGAATAAAACTTTTGCCTTCCTAGTTTGATTCTTTTCTCATTATGATTCTTTTatgtgataatatatgtaagaaataGATTCTTTAAATCATTACAAACTATACAGACTTTTCATTTTAActgaagaataaatttttttcacgaaaatacTTGTAGTATAAAACGCAGATTCATCTTATATGTGCGAaataaaggatataaaaatattatatcttttacattctCGTTTATGTAAATGGCGAGAATAAGAAAGGAATCGAATTTCCCCATCGCTTCTGACCCAGTTCTGACGTTACAGTAATATGTGAGCATATTGAATTAGATGTTTCTCGCACTAGAAATaagaaggaaaagaagaagaaaaaaaaaacattcgatGCGCACCTGTACCCGGCCggtccctttttttttctccatccGGCAGACAAAGGGTGCCTGCTTCTCGCTCGACAAAATTTCGTAACACCAGGTAGGAAGGGTGGTGGAAAAGAGACACGAAGACGCGGAGCGAGAAGGAAAGACGGCGCTGGCTACGGTGCAACGTGCACTTCGGGGTCGAGGCACGACAGGATCCGCTAAGTGGCAAAGCACACACCGGACGGTCTGTGCCTCCTTCATTAGCACCAACTAGCCTCGGCGGCGCTGGCTTAGCCGagtcttttcttcttttctcgatGCCGAAGAACGCCTCGGTAGAGGGGCCCGGCGTCGTTGTAGGTACAACTCGCGCCATAAACCCCGACGAGGTCTCTCTTCTCGGAAATATGCCAGCGTGCATACCGAAGCACAAAACGGTTCGCTTTGTGCATCCTGTCGCGCTTGTCCTGCGAGATCGAAGCTGGTAGAAATTGCAAGGGTTTTTCAAAGTCTCTCGGGCTCTTCCGAGTTATTCTTATTCTCGAGTTATTTACAATGCTTATTGCTTTATGCCTTAAGTTTCCCgttattttccttttcatggagagagaataattttgaaaaggaCTTTTAAGctcgcgtatatataatattatatttttacttaaatataatagtttgtTACGATGTTTCacgcttctttctctttttgcatGTTACAGAGAAACTCACCACACAATCGGAAGATTTCAGTAGGAAGCTGTACATCTTTGCGGAGAAGAGCCAACGATACATTTGCTTCAATAAGCGGTGGAAACTTGTCGGCCTGGTAATTACTCGCCTACCAATTAGTAGACATACTTCATCATCTCGAGTGAGCGAGTAGATTTACACGCACTGGTAACACGCCTCGCATTGCACTGTTCGTAAATTTCTATTCATCACTTATATGCGAGGCTGTAATTTAGAAATTGGATTATTAACAGTTTGATGATTTAAGGCTTCAACGTTTACGACATGTATTACAAGCTTTAATCTTACTTGATTCATCGTGCGTTAAATTTACCGCTCAATTTCCTGAATCCATCTTGAGAGGAGTTGtcgaataattattgtttacttTTGTGTGCTACAAATGAAAATCACACGCAAACCATCTATCATCctcatatttcattttcaatttcgatcgatttattagaaaaaaatttgtatattctaaaaaaaatgtaactctATCGATTCGTATATACTATAAGATTtgcataaacattttttatatttttatcactcttatattttatatcataataaaagttaaaaatttatacaagtttTTAAATGAAGCGATtagataacatattttttacgacagaataaagatatttaatattcatctaaattatttcgaaggcaaaaagattgaaaacCAACAGGTAGTATATCACGAATCGTTAACCGTTTACTTTCAGCCTAAGAAGCAAAAGGGAGCGATGTGTCAGTTTTACGAAGTATACAACGGCTCGTATCTGAGGTACAGGAGCGTGATCGATGGTTCGCGGTATGTCGGCTTCAACAAGTTCGGTAAGCCGATGAAAAATCCCCACGGTAGACAGGAGTGCTTCAACTTCATCAAGTACAACCCCCATGCCGACATAAACCACCACAACAGCCTAGTGAACGCGGAGATGGGCGGTATGGAGCCGCGAGAGCCGTTCGTCGTCTCGAGGAAGCCATCGCCGGTGATGAGGGC
Protein-coding regions in this window:
- the LOC126850352 gene encoding fibroblast growth factor 18 isoform X1, whose protein sequence is MRLTLSTLPQLAVLAKILCLLMVVMCGAVPAMVRSVSLYSTCSSGNVTVIGRSIKAMGRDDHNAPYQKLTTQSEDFSRKLYIFAEKSQRYICFNKRWKLVGLPKKQKGAMCQFYEVYNGSYLRYRSVIDGSRYVGFNKFGKPMKNPHGRQECFNFIKYNPHADINHHNSLVNAEMGGMEPREPFVVSRKPSPVMRATKNSLLQADSAREHVQHTSTHRHRHSNRWKMRQDGTDSGPRRRHESRLLVEASKY
- the LOC126850352 gene encoding fibroblast growth factor 18 isoform X2, giving the protein MFVIRLPQLAVLAKILCLLMVVMCGAVPAMVRSVSLYSTCSSGNVTVIGRSIKAMGRDDHNAPYQKLTTQSEDFSRKLYIFAEKSQRYICFNKRWKLVGLPKKQKGAMCQFYEVYNGSYLRYRSVIDGSRYVGFNKFGKPMKNPHGRQECFNFIKYNPHADINHHNSLVNAEMGGMEPREPFVVSRKPSPVMRATKNSLLQADSAREHVQHTSTHRHRHSNRWKMRQDGTDSGPRRRHESRLLVEASKY
- the LOC126850352 gene encoding fibroblast growth factor 18 isoform X3; translated protein: MLPQLAVLAKILCLLMVVMCGAVPAMVRSVSLYSTCSSGNVTVIGRSIKAMGRDDHNAPYQKLTTQSEDFSRKLYIFAEKSQRYICFNKRWKLVGLPKKQKGAMCQFYEVYNGSYLRYRSVIDGSRYVGFNKFGKPMKNPHGRQECFNFIKYNPHADINHHNSLVNAEMGGMEPREPFVVSRKPSPVMRATKNSLLQADSAREHVQHTSTHRHRHSNRWKMRQDGTDSGPRRRHESRLLVEASKY
- the LOC126850352 gene encoding fibroblast growth factor 18 isoform X4 — protein: MVVMCGAVPAMVRSVSLYSTCSSGNVTVIGRSIKAMGRDDHNAPYQKLTTQSEDFSRKLYIFAEKSQRYICFNKRWKLVGLPKKQKGAMCQFYEVYNGSYLRYRSVIDGSRYVGFNKFGKPMKNPHGRQECFNFIKYNPHADINHHNSLVNAEMGGMEPREPFVVSRKPSPVMRATKNSLLQADSAREHVQHTSTHRHRHSNRWKMRQDGTDSGPRRRHESRLLVEASKY